One window of Silvimonas iriomotensis genomic DNA carries:
- a CDS encoding porin has product MLLAGASVFSCICAPAFADVSQAMKDLDIQTTIYGFLNGQIESVQAEGGATPYNSRGRVSDGNSRLGFSGSIGINQYARGIWQLEGGLNNFENGGVNDQGSSATLESRNTFIGIDDTRFGRLIAGNNDSAYRSLVGSGGELGGNLGLTSHGLDVLNNTSAQMTGNANSIFSRGEARYKNSVHYTSPVWAGFQAAASYGFDENESNGGNRGRYSLAAKYGIGGFEIGAGYDRQANTGVLTDNLSAGYGFQTGAVNNVDTYFYKLVASYKFPTKTYVGVGYEVANYGYSQFIPASGTNLYPSTTLGKMKQNGWMISAAQDIGENISLMAGYSKLGKLDDATYANPEDYEATQWSVGAMYKFNDYLSTYVYYTDINNKSQQSVNLGQAPIYSNNSGTSSAYLAPGDSPRAFGVGLIAHF; this is encoded by the coding sequence ATGCTGCTGGCTGGCGCATCGGTTTTCAGTTGTATCTGTGCTCCGGCGTTTGCCGATGTGAGCCAGGCCATGAAAGACCTGGATATTCAAACCACCATTTATGGTTTTCTGAATGGCCAGATTGAATCGGTTCAGGCTGAAGGTGGCGCTACGCCATATAATTCGCGTGGCCGTGTTTCTGATGGCAATTCCCGCCTTGGATTTTCCGGCTCTATTGGCATTAACCAGTACGCCAGAGGGATCTGGCAACTGGAAGGTGGCCTGAATAACTTTGAAAATGGTGGCGTGAATGACCAGGGTAGTTCCGCTACGCTGGAATCGCGCAATACATTCATTGGTATTGACGACACCCGCTTTGGTCGCCTGATTGCCGGTAACAATGATTCGGCGTATCGCAGCCTGGTGGGTTCCGGCGGTGAACTGGGCGGTAACCTGGGTCTGACTTCGCACGGCCTTGACGTTCTGAACAATACCTCGGCCCAGATGACCGGTAACGCCAACAGCATCTTCAGCCGTGGCGAAGCCCGCTACAAGAACTCCGTGCATTACACCTCGCCGGTGTGGGCAGGCTTTCAGGCCGCGGCCTCTTACGGGTTTGACGAGAACGAAAGCAACGGCGGCAATCGTGGCCGTTACTCGCTGGCAGCCAAATACGGCATTGGCGGCTTTGAAATTGGCGCCGGGTATGATCGCCAGGCCAATACCGGTGTGCTGACCGATAACCTGAGTGCCGGTTATGGTTTCCAGACTGGCGCGGTCAATAACGTCGATACTTATTTTTACAAGCTCGTTGCCTCGTACAAATTCCCGACCAAAACCTATGTGGGTGTCGGTTATGAAGTAGCCAATTACGGTTATTCGCAATTCATACCGGCCAGCGGCACCAATCTGTATCCGTCCACAACGCTGGGCAAAATGAAACAGAATGGCTGGATGATTTCTGCTGCACAGGATATTGGCGAAAACATTTCCTTGATGGCCGGTTATTCAAAACTGGGCAAGCTTGATGATGCCACTTATGCCAATCCGGAAGATTACGAAGCCACGCAATGGTCGGTCGGCGCCATGTACAAGTTCAATGATTACTTGTCCACTTATGTTTATTACACCGATATCAATAACAAGTCCCAGCAAAGCGTGAATCTGGGACAAGCGCCGATTTACAGCAACAACTCGGGAACCAGCAGCGCCTATCTGGCCCCGGGTGATAGCCCGCGCGCATTTGGTGTTGGCCTGATCGCGCACTTCTGA
- a CDS encoding glycoside hydrolase family 28 protein → MKMNASRALLQRWKGAAALTCAMAATAIAMTACGGGSDNANANSYSSDKPFQVGTVSYDANLPPEPTLPTDTQVCATLYAQPNTIGSNQVPIVSRPDGSLPPEADPSTSGAGVATTTSNPDQARIQAALNACGASVDAEVGARIQAADAAATAAQTLANAQVTLRQYDYAKQAYTTTQMAQNIAGATGEELAKPTYRASKFAVRLVVSQGADGSNGFISGPLTLPSGVTLWIDKGVTLYASRDVMTYLAGTSTYCGNTAVSATKAGSSSNCLALINGNNLVNSAVMGDGRIDSRAYSEIVTSNKLYPLMKVDMTCSNTYASYAIGAQATNGTSCDNGGTVVDTKSSARNMTWWDLAYLGNMVQNGTTGAGSQSNFRMMVFNYAKNLTLYRITLNNSANFHVVPSGVDGLTVWGVKVQTPTLAAFANPAGNGNPLYTGATFTEDNVKNTDAFDPGSASKATQVALVTSGSNTVTTPVSGGTSTIASTTTSSSTGKISFDGYLKNFVFVFNHVSTGDDDIALKGSNNPTPGSTYVGPLGNSLFAIDGNRDVRSDRKWGIIIAHNHIYWGHGISIGSETNSGVTNVQVYDNSFEGSEEGLRIKSDYARGGEVSNITYTNICIKNAQNALLFTPYYSTKALPTITQNGVTYTKYLDPNFHDITLNNVRIMGTSNAKLQGFAANTGGSGNAQLPLTMTLNNVVADNASAVTMSAMSDANLTIKGVNLPIFGSTSDNVTVNGQVTQAVDPSKVVDCSNAFVDFPAIGQSNLFGSTWASQ, encoded by the coding sequence ATGAAAATGAACGCATCCAGAGCGCTGTTGCAGCGCTGGAAAGGGGCGGCGGCCCTGACTTGTGCAATGGCCGCAACTGCTATTGCCATGACCGCGTGCGGCGGCGGTAGTGATAACGCCAATGCCAACAGCTATTCGTCCGACAAGCCGTTCCAGGTTGGTACGGTCAGCTATGACGCCAATCTGCCGCCAGAGCCGACGCTGCCGACGGACACCCAGGTGTGTGCCACCCTGTACGCACAGCCCAATACCATTGGCTCTAACCAGGTGCCAATCGTCAGCCGTCCTGATGGCTCGCTGCCACCGGAAGCAGATCCGTCCACCTCGGGTGCCGGTGTCGCAACCACCACATCCAACCCGGATCAGGCGCGTATCCAGGCTGCACTGAACGCTTGCGGTGCCTCGGTTGACGCAGAAGTCGGCGCCAGGATCCAGGCCGCTGATGCCGCCGCGACTGCAGCGCAAACCCTGGCCAACGCCCAGGTCACGCTGCGCCAGTACGATTACGCCAAGCAAGCCTATACCACCACGCAAATGGCACAGAACATTGCCGGTGCAACGGGTGAAGAACTGGCCAAGCCGACCTACAGAGCGTCCAAGTTTGCCGTGCGCCTTGTGGTCAGCCAGGGGGCTGATGGCTCTAACGGCTTTATCAGCGGCCCGCTGACGCTGCCGTCGGGCGTGACCTTGTGGATCGACAAGGGCGTGACGCTCTACGCCTCGCGCGATGTCATGACCTATCTGGCCGGGACCAGCACCTATTGCGGCAACACCGCAGTGAGCGCGACCAAGGCCGGTAGCTCCAGCAACTGTCTGGCCCTGATCAACGGTAACAACCTGGTGAACTCTGCCGTGATGGGTGATGGCCGTATCGATAGCCGTGCTTACTCGGAAATCGTCACGTCCAACAAGCTCTATCCGTTGATGAAAGTGGACATGACGTGTTCCAACACCTACGCCTCCTACGCGATCGGTGCGCAAGCTACCAACGGCACTTCTTGCGACAACGGTGGCACGGTTGTGGATACCAAGTCTTCCGCCCGCAACATGACCTGGTGGGATCTGGCTTATCTGGGCAACATGGTGCAGAACGGCACGACCGGCGCTGGCTCGCAGTCCAACTTCCGCATGATGGTGTTCAACTACGCCAAGAACCTGACGCTGTATCGCATTACCCTGAACAACAGCGCCAACTTCCACGTGGTACCAAGCGGTGTTGACGGCCTGACCGTGTGGGGCGTGAAGGTACAAACCCCGACGCTGGCCGCGTTTGCCAACCCGGCTGGTAACGGTAACCCGCTGTATACCGGCGCCACCTTCACTGAAGACAACGTCAAGAACACCGACGCGTTTGATCCGGGTTCGGCCAGCAAGGCGACGCAAGTGGCCCTGGTGACCAGCGGCAGCAACACGGTGACCACGCCTGTCAGCGGCGGTACTTCGACCATCGCATCGACCACCACCTCTTCCAGCACCGGCAAGATCTCGTTTGACGGCTATCTGAAGAACTTCGTGTTCGTGTTCAACCACGTCAGCACCGGCGACGATGACATCGCACTGAAGGGCAGCAACAACCCGACGCCTGGTTCGACCTACGTCGGCCCGCTGGGTAACAGCCTGTTTGCCATCGACGGTAACCGTGATGTTCGTTCCGATCGCAAGTGGGGCATCATCATCGCCCACAACCACATCTACTGGGGTCATGGTATCTCGATCGGTAGCGAAACCAACTCCGGTGTGACCAACGTGCAGGTGTACGACAACTCGTTCGAAGGTTCTGAAGAAGGTCTGCGTATCAAGTCCGACTATGCGCGTGGCGGTGAAGTCAGCAACATCACCTACACCAATATTTGTATCAAGAACGCGCAAAACGCCTTGCTGTTCACCCCGTACTACAGCACCAAGGCACTGCCGACCATTACGCAAAACGGTGTGACGTATACCAAGTACCTGGACCCGAACTTCCATGACATCACGTTGAACAACGTGCGCATCATGGGTACTTCGAACGCCAAGCTGCAGGGTTTTGCAGCCAACACCGGTGGCTCTGGCAATGCGCAACTGCCGCTGACCATGACGCTGAACAACGTGGTTGCTGACAACGCATCGGCCGTCACCATGAGCGCCATGTCGGATGCCAACCTGACCATCAAGGGCGTCAACCTGCCGATCTTTGGCAGCACTTCGGACAACGTGACGGTGAATGGCCAGGTTACGCAAGCCGTTGACCCGAGCAAGGTTGTCGATTGCAGCAACGCCTTCGTCGACTTCCCGGCCATTGGTCAATCCAACCTGTTTGGCTCTACCTGGGCTTCCCAGTAA
- the tpiA gene encoding triose-phosphate isomerase: MAEMKKGPLSAFTRSPNKAANVLPVQPARQRLVIGNWKMHGDLDLCLETVSVLADVVVPQVALVLCPPAPYLGEIRRLAQGTRLAMSAQNVAELSGGERTGEWSARMLAEIGCSYAIVGHSERRRHHLECDQLTAAKAQACLDAGITPVVCIGESRLERDNQLTEHILSRQLRHLVEIPGWREVVVAYEPVWAIGTGTAATPDEAQAAHAFIRACLAETDPVAAGEISVLYGGSVSEHNAAALFAMPDVDGALVGRASLSPQALSRIYKAAVRS, encoded by the coding sequence ATGGCTGAAATGAAAAAAGGACCGCTGTCGGCTTTCACAAGAAGCCCGAACAAAGCGGCCAATGTGCTACCGGTCCAGCCCGCACGCCAGCGGCTGGTTATCGGGAACTGGAAGATGCATGGCGATCTGGATTTATGCCTGGAAACCGTCAGTGTGCTGGCGGACGTCGTGGTGCCTCAGGTTGCGCTGGTGTTGTGCCCGCCCGCACCTTACCTGGGCGAGATACGGCGTCTGGCGCAAGGCACGCGGCTGGCTATGAGTGCGCAGAACGTGGCCGAGTTGTCTGGCGGCGAGCGGACCGGCGAATGGTCTGCCCGCATGCTGGCAGAGATCGGCTGCAGCTACGCCATTGTCGGGCATTCAGAGCGGCGGCGGCATCACCTGGAGTGCGATCAGCTGACGGCAGCCAAGGCCCAGGCGTGCCTGGATGCCGGGATCACGCCCGTGGTGTGCATTGGTGAAAGCCGGCTGGAGCGCGACAACCAGCTTACGGAACACATCCTCTCGCGGCAGTTGCGCCATCTGGTCGAGATCCCGGGCTGGCGTGAGGTGGTGGTGGCCTATGAACCGGTCTGGGCCATAGGCACGGGCACGGCGGCCACGCCGGATGAAGCCCAGGCCGCGCACGCGTTTATCCGCGCTTGCCTTGCTGAAACCGACCCCGTTGCCGCGGGCGAAATCAGCGTGCTGTACGGCGGCAGTGTCAGCGAACACAACGCGGCGGCGCTGTTTGCGATGCCGGATGTCGATGGCGCCCTGGTGGGGCGCGCATCGCTGTCGCCGCAGGCGCTGTCCCGCATCTACAAGGCAGCAGTGCGCTCCTGA